Proteins encoded within one genomic window of Fusarium musae strain F31 chromosome 4, whole genome shotgun sequence:
- a CDS encoding hypothetical protein (antiSMASH:Cluster_4.5~SMCOG1103:FAD dependent oxidoreductase): MEKFDVAVVGLGALGSAAAWQAARKGAKVIGFEQFEFGHVRGASHDTSRIVRTAYDAPEYVSLAKAAYNDWAELEKDAGLKLLTVTGGIVVLANDRTWKSGFKVSDYTASLDANNVPYELLRAKEVNKRWPKLDIGDDENAVYTPDTGIAHAAKSVTAMQFVARARGAILKENTPVTAVIPIADDRNNKGVIVKTEKGGFHARKVILAADAWTNKLLAPLGVQISLEVMQEQVTYFKPKEPSLFTAEHFPVWIRVVDGKTFYGFPTFGEPTIKAGRDVSNNHMSPEERSYIHSPKLLDELTAFMKDFVTKNEELEILRTVTCQYTITPGRQFILSALDQYPDILVALGAAHGFKFAPVIGRVMAELAIDGKTTEDLSKFVIPVIQSVVRSKI; encoded by the coding sequence ATGGAAAAGTTCGACGTCGCGGTAGTAGGTCTCGGTGCCCTTGGCAGCGCAGCAGCTTGGCAAGCGGCACGAAAGGGAGCAAAAGTCATCGGTTTTGAACAGTTTGAGTTTGGCCACGTCCGGGGCGCGTCTCACGACACGTCTCGCATCGTCCGCACAGCATACGATGCTCCAGAATACGTCTCTCTCGCCAAAGCAGCGTATAATGACTGGGCCGAACTGGAGAAAGACGCCGGTTTGAAGCTTTTGACTGTCACCGGTGGTATCGTGGTACTTGCGAATGATCGCACCTGGAAATCCGGCTTCAAGGTCTCGGATTACACTGCGAGCCTTGATGCCAACAACGTACCCTACGAGCTTCTGAGGGCCAAAGAGGTCAATAAGCGATGGCCCAAGCTGGACATTGGTGATGACGAGAATGCGGTGTACACTCCCGATACTGGCATTGCGCACGCGGCTAAATCGGTCACGGCAATGCAATTCGTTGCTCGCGCTCGCGGAGCCATTCTCAAAGAAAATACACCAGTAACTGCAGTCATACCAATCGCGGATGACCGAAACAACAAAGGAGTCATCGTCAAGACAGAAAAGGGAGGTTTCCATGCTCGCAAGGTCATCCTGGCTGCAGACGCCTGGACAAACAAATTGCTTGCTCCCCTCGGTGTACAGATTTCACTTGAGGTCATGCAAGAGCAAGTAACGTACTTCAAGCCTAAAGAGCCATCTCTATTTACTGCCGAGCACTTTCCTGTATGGATCCGGGTGGTTGATGGAAAGACATTCTACGGGTTTCCCACTTTCGGTGAACCTACCATTAAGGCAGGCCGAGACGTGTCAAACAATCACATGAGCCCCGAAGAACGATCATACATCCACTCTCCGAAGCTCTTGGATGAGCTGACCGCATTCATGAAGGACTTTGTAACCAAAAATGAGGAACTTGAGATCCTTCGCACAGTTACATGCCAATACACGATAACCCCGGGTCGACAATTCATACTCAGCGCACTAGATCAGTATCCCGACATTTTGGTTGCGTTGGGGGCGGCTCATGGTTTCAAATTCGCACCTGTTATCGGTCGCGTCATGGCGGAGCTGGCTATAGATGGCAAGACAACTGAGGATCTGTCCAAGTTTGTTATACCGGTGATTCAATCAGTTGTTCGAAGTAAGATCTAG
- a CDS encoding hypothetical protein (antiSMASH:Cluster_4.5~EggNog:ENOG41~SMCOG1169:sugar transport protein), whose translation MSNKSTTGGLVAVSNPSDKLSDRERYADLRTSGDRHGESRSFQMEIEDDQIFSMREIDPVLDDKMRLINKVERTMDEIGWTNMHLKLFFLNGFGYAADSLILALQAVTAGQAALEFRPAFSYGLNVAVYTGMLVGVLFWGLGADVIGRRYAFNISLFLSSVFAIAAGASPNWIVLATFVGLAAFGAGGNLVLDTTVFLEFLPGNKQWLVTLMACWWGLAYVIVAAFCWPIYSNPKYICVDADTCTKGNNMGWRYVWYGNGALVFVCSILRVTVIRLKETPKYLLAKGDDAAVVAIYQDIAKKYQRPCSLTVEALESMGTIDSTYGKSSRGAQTGESGPYYQWRNYMLSSITGIFGPVAAGFMCNSKLLGRKYTMAIGALITMAFFFAYTAVKTPAQNVALSCVIAFTLNIYYGTSVILPFEPYGKRSM comes from the exons ATGTCAAACAAATCTACCACGGGCGGTTTAGTTGCCGTGTCTAACCCATCAGACAAACTCTCTGACCGAGAACGCTATGCCGACCTACGTACCAGTGGCGACCGGCATGGTGAGTCTCGGAGTTTCCAGATGGAAATCGAGGACGACCAAATCTTCTCTATGCGGGAAATCGACCCAGTGCTTGATGACAAGATGCGCCTCATCAATAAGGTCGAACGA ACCATGGATGAAATCGGCTGGACAAACATGCACCTCAAGCTGTTTTTCCTTAATGGTTTCGGCTACGCTGCTGACTCTCTCATTCTTGCCCTCCAAGCTGTGACTGCCGGCCAGGCTGCTCTTGAGTTTCGTCCCGCCTTCTCTTATGGCCTCAATGTGGCTGTCTATACCGGAATGCTGGTTGGAGTGTTATTCTGGGGACTAG GTGCGGATGTCATCGGCCGTCGTTATGCTTTCAACATTTCACTCTTCTTATCCTCCGTATTTGCCATTGCGGCCGGTGCGTCGCCTAACTGGATTGTCCTTGCTACTTTTGTTGGCCTAGCTGC ATTTGGTGCTGGCGGAAATCTTGTTCTAGACACCACTGTCTTCCTCGAATTTCTCCCTGGCAACAAGCAATGGCTTGTTACGTTGATGGCCTGCTGGTGGGGCCTCGCATATGTCATTGTTGCCGCCTTTTGCTGGCCAATTTACTCGAATCCCAAGTACATTTGCGTGGATGCTGATACATGTACTAAAGGTAACAACATG GGCTGGCGATATGTCTGGTACGGCAATGGAGCTCTCGTCTTTGTATGCAGCATTTTACGAGTCACTGTGATTCGACTCAAGGAGACCCCCAAGTACCTTCTTGCGAAGGGTGACGACGCTGCTGTGGTTGCCATCTACCAAGATATTGCAAAGAAATATCAACGACCGTGCAGTCTCACTGTTGAGGCACTTGAGTCTATGGGGACCATCGACTCCACATATGGCAAGTCCAG TCGTGGTGCCCAAACAGGAGAGTCCGGACCGTATTATCAGTGGAGAAACTACATGCTTAGCAGTATCACGGGTATCTTTGGACCAGTGGCTGCTGGATTTATGTGCAATTCCAAGCTGCTTGGCCGCAAGTATACCATGGCCATTGGAGCTCTTATCACAATGGCCTTCTTTTTTGCTTATACTGCCGTCAAGACTCCGGCTCAGAATGTTGCCTTGAGTTGTGTCATAGCTTTCACGTTGAATATCTACTATGGAACCT ctGTCATCTTACCGTTTGAGCCTTATGGGAAGCGGTCTATGTAG
- a CDS encoding hypothetical protein (EggNog:ENOG41), with the protein MQRFRPSLTNKLLASRASRRPLSAGRTSTPAHLDFRAFVDTLREDNDLADITSEVDPKLEVAAAIRLAYELRSKAPLFHNAKGAKEGLFRILGAPAGFSSDPEYPYRRLAQHLALPKDSGVTDVIDKMLSAKGQRPLPPVHVSTGPCKENIIMGDDVDLTKLPAPLLNKADGGNYIQTLGINVIPHPTEPWTNWSIARAMVYDKTRMVGLIMKPQHIARIFEQWKKTGKDVPYAIALGAPPIATMAASMPLPAGVSESEYVGALCGSPLELVKCETNDMYVPATSEIVLEGTISITDTAKEGPFGEMHGYSFLDENSQQPLYTVKAITHRNNPILPVCVPGRANLGPDETHTMIGTLASAEIRHLLQQHNLPVTQVFALFETQVIWAAVQVDRKKLAEMKTNAKDFCTKIGDLVFRTKCGMQIHRLLVVGEDINPFDMNDVTWAFATRCRPAMDEFHFEDVPAYPLVPYMSHGPGTKLTGGKVVANCLLPEEYEGKQGWVTCDFENGYPEDVKKRILSRRQDFGI; encoded by the coding sequence ATGCAACGATTTCGACCTTCCTTGACAAACAAGCTCCTGGCGAGCCGCGCATCGCGCAGGCCACTTTCAGCAGGCAGGACTTCCACTCCCGCGCACCTTGACTTCCGGGCCTTTGTGGACACTTTGCGAGAGGATAATGACTTAGCCGACATCACTTCTGAAGTCGATCCCAAACTCGAAGTCGCAGCTGCCATTCGGCTGGCATATGAACTACGTTCCAAGGCTCCGTTGTTCCACAATGCGAAGGGCGCAAAAGAAGGCCTCTTTCGCATCCTCGGTGCGCCAGCTGGTTTCTCCAGTGACCCTGAATATCCTTACCGACGTCTTGCGCAGCATCTCGCACTTCCAAAAGACTCTGGCGTCACAGATGTCATCGACAAGATGCTGTCGGCAAAGGGACAAAGGCCACTGCCTCCAGTTCATGTGTCTACTGGGCCGTGcaaagaaaacatcatcatgggtgatgatgtcgatctcACCAAGTTACCTGCTCCTCTTTTGAACAAGGCCGATGGGGGGAACTACATCCAGACATTGGGGATTAACGTCATACCCCATCCAACAGAGCCATGGACAAATTGGTCCATCGCACGCGCGATGGTTTATGATAAGACGCGCATGGTCGGGCTCATTATGAAGCCACAGCATATCGCCAGAATCTTTGAACAATGGAAAAAGACCGGCAAAGACGTCCCGTATGCCATCGCTTTGGGAGCCCCGCCTATAGCAACCATGGCGGCCAGTATGCCCCTACCAGCTGGTGTTTCGGAGTCCGAATATGTCGGGGCACTCTGTGGTTCACCATTAGAGCTGGTCAAGTGCGAAACCAACGACATGTACGTACCCGCGACTAGCGAGATCGTGTTAGAGGGGACTATTTCTATCACAGATACTGCCAAAGAGGGTCCATTCGGCGAGATGCATGGCTACAGCTTTCTCGATGAAAActctcagcagcctctaTATACTGTCAAAGCAATCACCCATCGGAACAACCCAATTCTACCAGTTTGTGTACCTGGACGCGCAAACCTGGGTCCAGATGAGACGCATACCATGATTGGAACGCTTGCCTCTGCTGAGATACGGCACTTGCTCCAGCAGCACAATTTGCCAGTGACCCAAGTCTTTGCCTTGTTCGAGACGCAGGTTATCTGGGCAGCTGTGCAGGTAGACCGCAAGAAGCTAGCCGAAATGAAAACGAACGCCAAGGACTTCTGCACCAAGATAGGAGACCTTGTGTTCCGCACCAAGTGCGGTATGCAGATCCACCGCTTGCTTGTTGTAGGGGAGGATATCAATCCATTCGACATGAATGATGTTACTTGGGCTTTTGCAACGAGATGTAGACCAGCGATGGATGAGTTCCATTTTGAGGATGTACCTGCCTACCCACTCGTGCCGTATATGTCGCACGGACCTGGGACAAAGCTCACGGGAGGAAAGGTCGTGGCCAATTGCTTGTTGCCAGAAGAGTATGAAGGGAAGCAAGGCTGGGTGACTTGTGATTTTGAGAACGGATACCCtgaagatgtcaagaagagaaTCTTGAGCAGACGTCAGGACTTTGGTATATAA
- a CDS encoding hypothetical protein (antiSMASH:Cluster_4.5), with translation MVKDYGVWRAKPASYTFEDRKADPDSPHLSLYFDDGDGAEGRAAINIKSGNKEESRLAYWTISDFTHNVTTKLSQLRNGFRRLSGASEQRFDGLALDYIRSNLFNRACGRILPHDVDGADNDILDQLRPIIDRAISAQATVYIYGSEFNDGKGIHNVHMNQGNSGRWLKDNGVFQDGGLVFQFEDHWEAVFIGFASQAVHTEDGPERAGHPLPDQDFITWADLLAPERSDDGKEKVDIEDSPVFIVQALVNPPGPDQQPGTAPETITLKNRTGAEIDLSGWKIRIKTGDTQTLPSGTRIGPTDTKTIETSVPLSNNGGIITLLNAEGFKVHGVSYTRAEANGAIVVF, from the coding sequence ATGGTCAAAGACTACGGCGTCTGGCGTGCGAAGCCTGCCAGCTACACCTTTGAGGACAGAAAGGCTGATCCTGACTCACCTCACCTCTCGCTTTACttcgatgatggtgatggcgcAGAAGGTCGAGctgccatcaacatcaagtcaGGAAACAAAGAAGAGTCCCGTCTTGCCTACTGGACAATTTCAGATTTTACCCATAATGTCACCACCAAGCTATCTCAGCTGAGGAACGGTTTTCGTCGTCTTTCTGGTGCATCGGAGCAGAGATTTGATGGTCTTGCGCTGGATTATATCCGTAGCAATCTCTTCAACCGTGCCTGCGGTCGCATCCTCCCTCATGATGTTGACGGAGCAGACAATGACATCCTCGATCAGTTGAGACCCATCATCGATAGGGCCATTTCAGCTCAAGCCACAGTATACATCTACGGCTCAGAGTTCAATGACGGCAAAGGTATACACAACGTCCACATGAATCAGGGTAATTCCGGACGTTGGCTTAAAGACAATGGCGTCTTCCAGGACGGTGGTCTGGTTTTTCAATTTGAAGATCATTGGGAGGCTGTATTCATTGGCTTTGCCTCTCAGGCTGTGCATACTGAAGACGGGCCCGAACGGGCTGGCCACCCTCTGCCCGACCAAGACTTCATCACTTGGGCGGACCTTCTTGCCCCCGAGAGGTCCGATGACGGCAAGGAGAAAGTCGACATTGAAGATTCGCCGGTGTTCATTGTCCAGGCTCTTGTCAACCCACCTGGTCCCGATCAGCAGCCAGGCACTGCTCCCGAGACTATCACTCTCAAGAACAGAACTGGAGCTGAGATTGATCTCAGTGGATGGAAGATCCGTATCAAGACTGGAGATACTCAAACTCTACCATCAGGCACGCGCATTGGCCCTACTGacaccaagaccattgaAACTAGCGTCCCGCTTTCTAACAATGGTGGCATTATTACTCTTCTCAACGCGGAAGGATTCAAGGTGCATGGTGTTAGCTATACAAGAGCTGAAGCGAACGGTGCTATAGTTGTTTTTTAA